Proteins encoded together in one Chelonoidis abingdonii isolate Lonesome George chromosome 1, CheloAbing_2.0, whole genome shotgun sequence window:
- the TIMMDC1 gene encoding complex I assembly factor TIMMDC1, mitochondrial: MYGGLPAFHHAKTQYIEQSQAEIFQNRLDAVQSAHRAAIRGFIRYGWRWSWRIATFVAIFNTVSTGLSVYRNKTTFSHFAAAGAFTGGLFRMHLGLSRMAAGSVFGAAFGITAGGVLMAMEKLAGESIQEKRLRERRLLHEQKLAEWKARLNFTEADLEEIVKDTQEGTMEREIEKIQELLNLPKNPLPSEDGN; encoded by the exons ATGTATGGAGGCTTGCCAGCTTTTCACCATGCGAAGACACAATATATTGAGCAGAGCCAAGCGGAGATTTTTCAGAACCGTCTGGATGCTGTG CAATCTGCACATCGTGCTGCAATCAGGGGATTCATCCGTTACGGCTGGCGCTGGAGCTGGAGAATTGCTACTTTTGTGGCAATATTTAA CACAGTGAGCACTGGTCTGTCCGTGTACCGCAATAAAACCACCTTCAGTCACTTCGCTGCCGCAGGAG CCTTTACAGGAGGCCTGTTCAGAATGCATTTGGGCCTGAGCAGAATGGCAGCTGGCAGTGTCTTTGGAGCAGCATTCGG CATCACTGCAGGAGGGGTGTTGATGGCGATGGAGAAGCTTGCTGGTGAGAGCATACAGGAGAAAAGACTACGTGAGAGAAGATTGCTGCATGAACAGAAGTTAGCAGAGTG GAAAGCTAGGCTTAATTTTACTGAGGCTGACTTGGAAGAAATTGTCAAAGACACTCAGGAAGGAACCATGGAGAGAGAGATCGAGAAGATCCAAGAGTTGTTAAATCTTCCCAAGAACCCTTTGCCATCGGAAGATGGGAACTAG